The DNA segment AGAAGTTTTGGTGCTTGGTGTGAATGTTTTAGGTTAAAGTTGAGGAAAGGTGATCTGATTTTGGGGTATCACAATGAATAGCCAGATGAAATGCTTTATGAATTATGTAAACTATTTTCTTGGATAGAAAAATTGGATTTATTTAGGGATGAGTGGACAATGACTTAACTACCTTACTGGATGCTATGAATTGAATGATACAGTAGTCACAAATGCAGTATTGCAGAGGCCTGGATCAGAAGGTTTTACCTGGGATTTGACAGGATAATCACCTAGAAAAGTAGAATGTTTGTCATACTTTCCtttagtttgggggttttttaattccttGAAGTTGAAGAATTAGTGAAAATTAATAAGAGAAGATAAATTATAAAAGAAGAATCTCTGGCCAATTGGTATAATTTTTAGAAGATCTTAAAGTTCCAGGGAAAATTCTGAGATCTggttagggaaagaaaagcaaatattaacCCAGTACTTAGGAAAGGTCATTATGAGGATAGCAAAGTGAATACAGTTCACAGGAaaaactgtgaaataaaaaatgtagtAATAATGTTCTTAAGGACAGGTGGGAGTTTGATACCAGTTGACAAAGTTTTGCAGAAGAGGGCCCAGTTAACAAGCCTGACTGTACTGTTTGGGATCGTGACTTTGGTTCATCAAAGGTGTATCTGGGATGTTTTCAAGAATGTAAGACGCTGATGTTCTgattcaaaaccaaaaaaaaccccgtAAATGGCTTCATGCAGTGGGCAGGTTTTAACAAGAGCCTATAATGGAGATTTCTCAGGAAAAGTGATATTCTAGGGGATTCTGCACAGAGCAGTGGTAGGCTTAATTCATCATCTTCATTGACATAGAATCACTGCTTGTAAAAGTGTCCTTTCTGCAATTAAGGCAGATCATGACTGCATTCATAATTAATCAAGGTACAAGACTGTAATTAGGAAATTCTATCAGTACagttactttttaaaagaaaatataagtgTAAATTATCCAGCACTGATACAGAGTACAAAGTTAAGCATATAGGAATTATAAAATATCTCTGAAATAAGAGCAGTCTGAGAAGGTGGTGCTTCTGGCAAGTCATATCTTACCTGGACTTCTGGTCTGCGtatccttcctttctctttactTATCCATTCAAACCTTAGAACACTCAATTTTTCTGAAAGGTTGTTAAATGAAATGTCAGCCCCCTTTGCACAAGGTGATTGCTATGAACAGTTGTTTCAGACTCCTCtgttgcagatttttttccctagtgaACTGGCCTTTAGGTATAAAGTATGTTGATTGTTCCAGATGAAGCTGGTGGTggcttttttcttgtcttttatttcccctttcctctgctgttgCAGTGGTGGTGTAGGTTGCTTGTCTGCCAAAACATCTATTCTAGAGGCATTTGGGATACAGGATTCCTCACAGTGACAATGTCATCTAATCAACAAGAATCGAGTATAGTGGCTTTTCTTAATGTCTACCCCTGAGGACTTGACTGATGTTTGTAATTTTCATTGTGAGAAACAGCCAAGCTTTGATCAAGGAGTGAAAGATACAACAGGAACCCATAGCAAATAATGgaggcaaaacagaaaaacagcaggGTGGCTGAACACTGGAAGAAATTACCAGAGAAAATAACTGTCTAAATGTCCTGAAGCAAAGGCACCCTTTTTCTGGAGACCGCTGTAGTCCAGCACAGGTTATTTGATTTGATATAAGGTAACTATGTGGTAGTCACTGCCATGAATAACGAGATGACATGATTGTTCTGACTCCTGTGCCTGAACCTGAACCTGACTGAGACCAATGTAGGACTCGCTGCAGTCCCCAACAAGCTGAGATGCAGAGAGTGCTTGGCTGTGCCGTGCTGTGTGATCACAGAATTCTCCAAGTCTGGCAAATACTGTAGGTCACCGTGAATGGAGTAGGAAGTGATAGATCTGTTTCAGATGTGGTCAGAAGTTGGAACCTGGTCCTGAAGATAATGAGCTGGAAGTGGACTGTAAATAGAAGTCTGTTTCTTGATGACCTTTGTGCTGCAGGATTGGTCACATTTGTTGTGATCTGTAACTGGCCAGCACCAGTTGGTCCAGTATTCAAAACAAtttgctgctgcacagagaTAGTTGGATGTCACCAGGAAGTATATCCAAACTCTCTTCCTGGGCACTCTGTCTTTGCTGTGTAGTAGTTCTGGGCTTTTTAGTTTTGCTTGGAATTTGGGGGCTTTTTCCCTCCTTGCCATTTCATTCCCTATCTTGCCAAGTGACTTCCCAAATACATCTGACACTGATGTTATTTGCTGCACATTAAgaatcacattttattttttgaggtAGTTGCTCACTAATTCACCTCCATTTTTTATCTATTACTTACACATTTTAAAGAAGCAACTTTTAACATACCTAAACTTGTTACAAGAATGCAGATATAACTGTCACAGATAGTTTTTGACACACTTAAAACATatgaaggagggaaaaaaataaaggaaatcattggatttttttaataccttaTTCAGACATCTCTGAAAGTGAACTTGGAGACATCTTGTTTTGCCTTGAAGGCAAGtataattttcctttgaatgggccaaaactgaaaatgttcaaTAGATAAGAaacatttaatgtttttaatactttttgtgtttttgctATTTAGAGGTCAGGTGAGAGcctatttttgtttggttgtctCCCAGCTTGTGTGACACGAGGCTTCTTTTATtgaaattaattagaaaaaaattcagttttcttttataGATATGTACTTGTTACATTCTGTGAATGTATAAGTATTTAGACAATCTAAAAGTGATATAAAATATTACAGAgactttttataaaatatagtGCTTTAATAAGGATGTTGAGCAAAAGTTTGAGAAAGGAGAGCAGTGATCTTGGTCTGGACCTACAAGAGAAGTAAAAGATATGAGACCTGTATTTTGGAAGCATTTTGCAAGAAGCCTAAACTAACATCTGATGAAAACCAGCTGATTTCAATCAGCAGGCTGTCCTAAACTGGTAATACTTACCTGCTAGTCTATACTGTACCCAGAAAGGACCTGGTAGATTCATACACTCTATGAAGTAGAGAGGTTGTTTTTCGATCAATTGTCAGGCTTTTGTTGGTCTTTATCAAATAGGGCTTGTGAATAAACACATAAAACCCACTATGTATAAGCCTACACGTATGACTTGTCTGTGGTGCCAGTCAGAAAAATGTGGGATGGAACTTCATCCACTCTACCCAGTGTGGGGATTCAGTAACATTAGAGGGTAGGACAAAAAGTATCCATTAGGGGTATGACCTTAGAAAGGGAGTTCAAGATCATTTCAGTTGAGATACGTACACATATCTGATGCAGTTGCCTGAATTAAGCCCCTTGATGTAATGCAGATGTTTTATCTCAGACAGTTCTTTTGGAAGTGGGTGTTCTGCATCACTGTGAAAAGGAAATCTGTCATCACTGTATGTGTCGCTGCATTCAGAATGTGAGACTGACAGAATAGTGTACTGAGCTCAATTCAGCGAGTGCTCACATTGGTCTGTGCTAGTTACTTTCTGTTCCAGAATGTCTTACTAGTGATTTGAATAGATTTTATATGAAGTCTGATTAAACCTGAAGCCAAAGAATTTTTATAAACACTTTGtaaataaatctgaaataattcCTTGTGTATAAATATCACTAGAAAACTTATCCTGTTCTACAAGTTCTTGACAGTACAAATTTTATACTTAAAATTTCATAAATACAAATTTTGGAAATTTCTTACACACTTCTAGACATACCCTTTATTGTACTTTATAGAAACAATGTTTTCTCAAAATTTTCAATTTGTTCTTAAGTATTTTGATGAAGTAGCCTCATGACACAATTCTAAGAAGCTGAGAGAGATATTAGGTAAGTTAATTTTTCTGAGATTAGTTTAGAAGTGATTGATGTTAAAATGTCTTTGCTATTCTGATTTAAAgccaagaaagaagaaaagaagagacaCAAGTCGTCTTCCTCATCCAGTGACTCTGAAAGCTCAAGTGACTCAGAATCATCTTCTGATTCATCATCAGAGTCTGAGAGTGCTTCAGAAGAGAAATCTAAAAAAcgaaaaaagaaacacaaaaaaaattccaagaaacataagaaagaaaagaaaaagagaaagaaaagcaagaaaaggtgaattttgagattttttgttctgttacaTGTACACCATACAGTACCATTTTCTTGTGTTATAACTACAGAATAGTGTTCTGTAAACCAGCAGAGTTTGGGCAGCAGGTGGTTTCCATATTGGAACATAAACTTTCTGATAGGACGGCATAGGGTGGTTTTCTCGTGTGTATGTGCTGCAGCTTGTGATGGACTGAAGGAATGGACTCTGACTGACTTGGCTTGAAAAGCTGCAGGAATGCGTGGTTTGAAATAGGTGGTGATGGCTTCTTTCCCTAAATTCACTTCTGTACCATTCAGGTTAAATTATATGCAGTGGGACTTAGGAAAATGTAGTATCcaggaataaaagcaaaattaaacataaaattaataaattaacacacttaacattttttcctgtcCAGTACTCCAAAACTTTCAGTAGAAGGTAATAAAACTTAGAAAGCACTCTTGCTTCTGAGAGTGTTACTTGTAATCTAATAGTTTTGTTATAGTTCAGTGTGACATACAAGTTGTGCCAGTGCAAGGTCACATTTTTCTAAGCTAGCAGTAAAATTTAAGAAATGTTCACTTAGAGCAGTGCTGCCTAAACACTTTCTGTGGGCCTAAGCCCGTTTCACACAAGTTTGTAAACTGCTTGGAATTACAGTAGTCTGTAGTCACTTTTATATGCTAGtgtaaaatctgaattttactCTCCTGGTAGtgtttctaaaagaaaatatattaaaatgaatTAACAAAATAAGCTGTACCACCATAGAGACTAAATGTATGTTCAGTGTTGCACCattggaatttgtagataaaaaATGTTGGTCAGAAATCTACTGCAGTTGTGTATCTTGGAGCAAAGATGGGGGGAAGGAAAGTTGCTTCTGAAATCAGTTTGTTTCTGAGATTCTCTTGGTGTCAGTTGTGTATTGAATTAGGAAAATTTCTGAATAATTCAAATAGATGGAAAGGTCTTCTCTTGTCCAGATAACCCAAcattatacatattttttatacaaaaataaagctcatccagtgaaagtgaaaatgaaaacactgaagcaCAGCCATTATCTACTGTCCGTCCTGAGGAAATTCCTCCTGTACCTGAAAACCGGTTCCTTATGAGGAAAAGTCCTCCTaaagcagatgaaaaagaaaaagagagaaaaagcagggagaaggaaagagaaaggtaatccatttctttttaagtttgactctgtgctgaccatggtatGGTCACATTACTGTTTTAGAACTTTAGTGTGGAATCTTTCCCTGTTAAGCAGTCTCATGTTGTCAGCACTGCCGgatgaaaaatggattttttccctttactgGCAACTATTTTCTTTGTCCTAGAACAAAGGATTAGCCTTTGAAAATGGTTTTACTGAATGAAAAATTTATAATGACTgattaaagaaaaggaaagttaaATACATTGCAATTTCATTTAGAATTCATTGGAACTGTCCAATCTGAATCTGtaatttattctttcaaaaatggaaaatgctcAAAATCTGTGGCTGCAAAATCTGTGTGTTTATTACTGtctgcagtaaaataaaattgtgattttttgtttagtttgatTTTCTGAAgaggttttaaaatttattatctctttccttctttcttaattttataaACAGTATCactctttttcattatttttagtaATCTATCGAATTCACAGTCAATGTACCAGAGGCGGCTGTTGGTGACCAGatctggaaggaaaataaaaggaagaggaCCAAGGGTAAATGTTTACAATTTGTTCTCCAAAATAAACAGCCTCACTGCAAGTGTTACTAACCCTTTTCATTGGAtagatgattaaaaaaaaagtgcatcATAATTCATTTGGAGGCTGAGGCTTGAAGGAAGACAGGAAGGAAAATTCAGTTAATGACCTGTTTGCATACTGAGTCTGTGTGAAGGGGGAAATGGGAGAAAAATTTACAAATGCTTTATTTGTGTTACTGTGTATTCTTGGAATAAGGGAATGGAATTAGCTCAGAAAGGGTTCTTGTGAGCACAGAACCAGTCCAACATCAGTGCCAGGAATGCTGGGAAGACTTCTCTTTTTGGCTGGGGGGAACTGTCAGTTTAGGAAGCCACGTGTGATTGTAGCAAATGTTAGTAACTGAAGTCTCTATCCCTCagatttttagaaaaatctgtaaaaatttTGAAGTATTGTTTGTGTGTTGCTTGTCAAAGATAAGAATTCTCATTGTTAAAGTTGCATTTGTGCTAACTAAAAGTAACAGAACATCTCCCATCACACTTCTAAAATCCTACAGTAGAAGTTACCTTAAAAACAGTTACTTGCTCAgacattttgtatttctgaatgTCAGGTAACATTTTCCAGTAAGTTAGTAGGTTGTTGGTGTAAACTTAATATAAATATGTGAGGTGTCATGGTGGGTGCTATGTAGAACCAACTTCCAGGGATAACAGTCTTGCTTAGGTATCACAGCAGGTGAATTTCAAACTTGGACGCAATGTTTTCCCTTTGCCTCCCAGCGTTACCGGACACCCTCCAGATCCAGGTCCCGAGATCGCTTCCGACGCAGTGAAACTCCTCCACATTGGAGGCAAGAAATGCAGAGAGCTCAGAGAATGAGAGTGTCTAGTGGAGAAAGATGGATAAAAGGGGACAAGTAAGATTATTTCATTCTGGAATGTATGCActagttgtttggggttttttcttataCTTAAAAGTAATACCTGTCATCTTGGATTTTAATTACAGTTGATCTAAAAAAACAAGGTGCTGACTAGATTATCCCATTACTTAACTGGGCCTGATTTTTCTGATGCTACTGTAAATACATAGTTAGGTCTGATGTGATTTAAGTTTCACTTGTGAAGCTGTCTCACTTCTGACTTAATCTTTTCAGAGTGAAAGggatttaaaaagttttttaaaactttatctTTCTCTCTCCAAGGagtgaaataaatgaaaccaAGAAAGATAATCAAAAGAGcccaggaagaggaagagagagaaaaatatccGACCACAGGCAAGTTTCTGAAAGTCCAAGCcgaagaggggaaaaagagaagaaaaaagatcaCAAATCTAGCAGCAAAGACAGGGAGAcaagaagaaattcagaaaaagatGATAAGCATAACAAAAGCAAGGCCAAGAAGAGAGCTAAATCTAGAAGCCATAGTAAAAGCCAAGAGAAATCAAAAAGTAAAGAGAGAGATTCCAAGCACAGTAGACATGATGAAAAGAGAGTGAGATCAAGAAGCAAAGAGAGAGACCATGAGAAAggtagagaaaaagaaaagcactatGATTCCAGAGGAAGAGATAAAGAAAGAAGTAGGAGCAAGGAGAGAACTAAAAGGGCAGGCTCAAGAAGTAATGAACAAGAGCATAGGAAGAGCAAAGACAGGGAGAAACGTAAGTCAAGAAGCAAAGAGCGTGAGCACGCTAGAGGGAAACACAgttccagcagcaggacaagggatCGGAGCAAAAGCAGagacaggggcaggaggggaagatcaaggagcagggacagggatcgCAGTAGAAGTAAAGACTATTCACGGaatagagagagagaaacaagaagaagaggaagatcaagaagcagagaaaggagaggtACACCAGATAAatacagaggaagagaaaacaggaggaggagagactCAAGGAGTTCAGAGAGGGATGAAAGTCAAAGCAGAAACAGAGATAGGTATTCAAATAGAGAAAGTAGAAGCTCACATAAGAGGAATGATAGTGAAAGCCAAAGGAGGAGGCGTTCAAAAAGCCGTGAAAGTAGTAGTCCTGAATCTAGCAAAGATAAGAAGTCTAGTAGAGATCGGGATAGAAGTCCAGACTCAAAAAAGAGACCAAGTAGCAAAGAAAGAGAATCCAAAAAGTCATATTCACGCagcagtaaagaaaaagaaaagaccaGATcctcagcagaaaaagaaataaaccaaaaatcaaaGAGTCAGGAAAGAGATCATGCCCCTAGTAAGGATAAAAAGTCTGATCATGAAACAAGTCCTGGAACAGATGACGACAGGCACGGATGAGTTTGTGGACTTAATGTTTCCATTGTCTCAAAGTTTTAGAGACGTTTTGGGGAACGCCTTTTTTAAAGATGTGGACTTCAGTTTGGTCTTTTGATAATCTAAAACATGGATCATTTGTACTGCTAAAGTTTTAATAAacttgaaatgaaaaacaaattacatGTGTAATACAGTGTGATGTGTTTTAAGGATTTTATTGGATTATGTATCCTTGTGTGTTGTCAGCTAGTAAGGTGACTTCTATGCCACATTTTTTACCTGATGGACAGAGTTCAGTGCAAGCAATGGCTGCTTGTCAGGAGGCTTGTTCATGTGTGAAGAAGGAAGCTGCAGATACACTACATGTCATCTTAAAGCTAGGAGAATATTGCAAGGTGTCCATTACTCCAGTGTTGCTGCATCTGTATTTCAGTAGGTATAAATCCTAAGGAAATTTACTGATAGTGGTAAATATAGTTTTATTGTAATCACAAAgagaattaatttaaataagtCTTCAGTTTGTATTTCTGTCGCTGCCAACAGTAGAATTCATTCGTGTTGTAAGGCACTCATATGTATTTGAGAGTTATTTCCTTGTCCTAAACAAAAATTTTAAGTTCTCatcagtgtaatttttttccctgtaaccTGTTTCTACTACATGCTTTCATGTTTGTCTACTGCAGAAAATTCAGCTTGGATGCTTCAGACTGCCCTGCCTCAGTTGCTAACTAGTGGATGCACAGAGAGGAAACTACCAGAATTTACATGACTGTCAGAGTAAGGAACCAGGAAAGCCTTTAAACTCTTGCTCCTTATGTCTAAGAGGAAACTACTGTTGTTCTGCAGTACTCGGAGtagttgaagaaaaaaattcaagtatTGTTTTAAGACAggctcttaatttttttaaactgaaattcactttccttgctgtttcctctcattttAAAGACCGTGCTGTGAATTCCTTCTCATTCTCTGCTATGTATGTGTCCCTCAAACcaattccttcccttttctgctttcctctcctgcctctAGGTCCCACCCCAGTTTCTATTTCACCACCACACTTCCTGTCAAAGGGAAGGAGGTTGGCTTGTGTTGCCTCAGAAGTGGCCCTCTATGTGCATGCCCAAAGAGCAGCCGGTGTGTGGTAACGAAGCACCGTGAGCCAGCAGGAGGAGAGGTTTGGTACAAAGCCCAGTACTCCTTCCAGTCCTTTAACCTATTCACACCAAAGGCAGGCAAATCCTGAAAGCCCTGAAGAGAAGTTAAAAGCATTAATGTTAAGCTGTGTCAAAGCAAGACGATATTGTAATAGCTGAAATTTGTGCTAAATCTTTCACTACATGACATAACTTGTTTTTATTGTCTTGGTTATGAGCTTGTCAGTGTTTTCACTTTATAACCCACTTTATGATCAGTGTGTTTACAGCAGGTTAGCAGAATTGCTGAAACTTGGCTTGACATTGTAATCCAGCAGTTATGCTAAAGGAAAATAGTTGTGtcttgaaagcaaaagaaaacaagaggaTTGTCAACAACATAAGCAacattttcaaaggaagaaaactagAAGTCTGTAGCATTACTTTTTAGCAGAATAGTTAGTGGAGCTGCTTTGGCTATCAagtgttttttccctgttttagTATGAATTTTGAATTGGAATGGTCATATTATGCAGAGTGTTTGAAAATGTTCCCAAGTCCACATGTGGTTGGATGATACAGCTGTCACTTAGAGGAGTGAACCAAAGACCTGTTTAGTACCTATTCTGCCTAAACTTTGTAGGACTTTGGAGAAGTTGTAGTCCTGTTTTGGGGGACTGTGGTAAGAAAAAGGTAGGAAATTAGGCTTCAGAAAATTGTGTGGCAGCATAAACAAGGCCTTCCATGGCACATTTATACTGTGCTGTGCATGCCATTTGCTTCAGAGTCTcttaaaaaatgtttgcaatgttctttcattatttttaccAGAACTGAGACACAAGCAAACTATTGCTGAGGTATGTTTGCACTACTGAGAATATTGTTGCCAATACCACGAAAGCTTGTATAAGCATGCCAATTATAATGACTGCTCTAGAAGGGGGAGAAATGCAAGCAGTCAGCAATACAGCAATatgtagaaattatttttaaaaaatcagtcttTAAAATCTCAAAATGGAGATTACATCCTGTTACAGCATGAAGCTGTAACTAGTTATTTCAAAAGATGCACTTCTGTACCCTTTCATAtggacttttttctttgttatagttcagaaaattatttgtacAAATTAAATGAACTCTAATTCTTCCATAGCACCTTAAAAATTCATCTGAGTTGGTGGCACAAAgctcattttttctgtttttaatgtacatttttttaaaaagctggttACATTAAATTGCACACAGTGGGATACACTTGATGAGTGCATACCTTGCCTGTATTATATTTGATGGTAAATTGGTTTAGTGCCGATCACTTTGtttaaactgaaacacaacTGCAGTCTTATATGAGGGAGAGTTCACCAGATCCTTGCTTTTCTTTATCAAACTGGAAACTGAGAATGTCCATTAAAAATCCAGTGGGACTGTAGCACAGTCCTAGGGACAGCAGGATGTCCCCAAGCACCAATCAGTTCTTGCTGCCTTGTGAGGAGCCACTGACTATTGCTCTTGCAGTCCTTGAGCTTCTTCCCTCAATGGCAGAGCTTTCCTGTTCTCAGCCTCACAGTGACCTTAGGCTCAGTGTAGCTCAGTGTCAGCTTTGACACATGTGTCACAGGTCATTGGCTTTTGGCTTAGAGAACTGATCTAGAAGCATATTTGAAAGCAATACTAAAGTATACCAGAAGTAAAAAAAAGCCCTGCTCGTAGTCCTTCCTTGTGAATGCAGAAGAAAGTAGTACTTGTAGAATACAGCTTTTCTGCTGGTACCCCAGAACTGATGCTACTACAGAGGGAACCCTAAGACACCAGGCAAAAAGGGGCAGGGATTACTGGACTAGCTCTGGAGCATGTGTTTTAAGTGTACACACAGGCTTGAAATAACTGCAAGGGTTAGACATGCATTCTCTGTTGTATTGACAATAGATACTGACATTTTGCTAATACCATACAGCTTATATATACATGGAATGCTGAATTTAGTATTGGCAGTAGCTTTACAAACTTCATCAAAAAGAGACTGTTACATGATGCTGGATTTTCTGGGTGCTGCCATCAACTCAGAAGCAGAAATTCTGGGGGGGTAAGATGGAATGTAAGGTTGTGTAGACACTGCTACCTGTAAAAATGTCTTGCTGTCTGCTGACACAGTATTTCAGTTGTTTCTTTGCTTCGGTTGGTTggtttttagaaagaaaaaaaggcaattgTTACATTTTAATCCTTTGTTCTATCTGGTTGTTACGAGTCTTAGCCTGAAACTGTGCACTTTGTACATGAAATCCCACACTACAGGCTTTTTTCTTGCAGTGTTCTTTGTCAGATGCCCTGAAGAATTTGCAGTGATCCGCTAACAGTGTCTGATTTGTAAGAATGTCGGTCTGGCAAGTGAATTTTAGAGCAATGTAAACACAAATGAAGCAGTCCTTCAGCTGCCTTTTCTGGAACTGTTGATTTATTGTAgcaaataaagtatttttggaCACACCTCTAGGGGCATAGTAGACTCATTGCTTTTCTGGTAGACAAAAATGTATCTTCCTGCTTTTAGGATTGTAATAGGAAATCTAAAGATATATGCACTGTAATTTTATTGAAACAGCAGCtatgaaaatgttctttttgagggttgtttgtttggtttggggtttgggtttgtttgtttgtttttgttgtggggtttttgtttggtggtttAGGGGTTTTCTTGTGGTTGTTGAACTTAAACTGGAGGAATACCAGTGACAAAATCAATCACA comes from the Pithys albifrons albifrons isolate INPA30051 chromosome 8, PitAlb_v1, whole genome shotgun sequence genome and includes:
- the PPIG gene encoding peptidyl-prolyl cis-trans isomerase G, with product MGVKVQRPRCFFDIAINNVPAGRVVFELFSDVCPKTCENFRCLCTGEKGTGKSTQKPLHYKSCLFHRVVKDFMIQGGDFSEGNGRGGESIYGGFFEDESFAVKHNKEFLLSMANRGKDTNGSQFFITTKPTPHLDGHHVVFGQVISGQEVVREIENQKTDASSKPYAEVRILSCGELIPKSKAKKEEKKRHKSSSSSSDSESSSDSESSSDSSSESESASEEKSKKRKKKHKKNSKKHKKEKKKRKKSKKSSSSESENENTEAQPLSTVRPEEIPPVPENRFLMRKSPPKADEKEKERKSREKERESNLSNSQSMYQRRLLVTRSGRKIKGRGPRRYRTPSRSRSRDRFRRSETPPHWRQEMQRAQRMRVSSGERWIKGDKSEINETKKDNQKSPGRGRERKISDHRQVSESPSRRGEKEKKKDHKSSSKDRETRRNSEKDDKHNKSKAKKRAKSRSHSKSQEKSKSKERDSKHSRHDEKRVRSRSKERDHEKGREKEKHYDSRGRDKERSRSKERTKRAGSRSNEQEHRKSKDREKRKSRSKEREHARGKHSSSSRTRDRSKSRDRGRRGRSRSRDRDRSRSKDYSRNRERETRRRGRSRSRERRGTPDKYRGRENRRRRDSRSSERDESQSRNRDRYSNRESRSSHKRNDSESQRRRRSKSRESSSPESSKDKKSSRDRDRSPDSKKRPSSKERESKKSYSRSSKEKEKTRSSAEKEINQKSKSQERDHAPSKDKKSDHETSPGTDDDRHG